A genome region from Pseudomonas sp. N3-W includes the following:
- the bamC gene encoding outer membrane protein assembly factor BamC: MKRLAGLSALALIISSTSGCGWIWGPEGYFRDRGSDYLEAQQTAPMQLPPDVHTSKRLDPLLPIPRNVADDTTKGEYIVPRPQPLSAIADASDYTLQKSGDSRWVMGQHQPAEVWPVAVQFFQDNGFHLDEQRPQTGEFTTTWQHSDELSAAMAKRLSAAGIGADSETRVRVRIEPGVQRNTSEIYVVSAQRPAGSTANVDFTNRSVNTGLDAALVDDMLASMSRISEKGGSVSMLASQDGDKPNRVSLSEDGSGNPVLNVGPDLDRAWSSVGRALDQGEWRVEDINRSLGLYYINLAEKAEKKDEKPGFFSSLFGSAPTKEEVEARADRYQVRLSKVGENVQVTVEKNINTVAPADVARKVLSVIQDNLG; encoded by the coding sequence ATGAAGCGATTGGCCGGACTTTCCGCACTTGCCTTGATTATCTCCAGCACCAGTGGCTGTGGATGGATCTGGGGCCCGGAAGGTTACTTCCGCGACCGTGGTAGCGATTACCTGGAAGCGCAACAGACAGCACCGATGCAACTGCCACCGGATGTCCACACCTCCAAACGTCTGGATCCGCTGTTGCCGATCCCGCGTAACGTGGCTGACGACACCACCAAGGGTGAATACATCGTTCCGCGCCCACAGCCGCTGTCGGCCATTGCCGATGCCAGCGACTACACCCTGCAAAAGAGCGGCGACTCGCGCTGGGTCATGGGTCAGCACCAGCCGGCCGAAGTCTGGCCTGTGGCTGTGCAGTTCTTCCAGGACAACGGTTTCCATCTGGATGAACAACGCCCGCAAACCGGCGAGTTCACCACCACCTGGCAGCATTCCGACGAACTGTCCGCCGCCATGGCCAAGCGCCTGAGCGCTGCCGGTATCGGCGCCGACAGCGAAACCCGCGTGCGGGTCCGCATCGAGCCAGGCGTGCAGCGCAATACCAGTGAAATCTACGTGGTCAGTGCCCAGCGTCCTGCCGGCAGCACCGCCAACGTTGATTTCACCAACCGTTCGGTCAATACGGGCCTGGACGCTGCGCTGGTCGACGACATGCTCGCGAGCATGAGCCGTATCTCCGAGAAGGGCGGTTCGGTCTCGATGCTGGCGTCCCAGGATGGCGACAAGCCTAACCGCGTCAGCCTGAGCGAAGACGGCAGCGGCAACCCGGTCCTGAACGTCGGTCCTGACCTGGACCGTGCCTGGTCGAGCGTCGGTCGTGCACTGGATCAAGGCGAATGGCGTGTTGAAGACATCAACCGCAGCCTGGGCCTCTACTACATCAACCTGGCCGAAAAAGCCGAGAAGAAAGATGAGAAGCCTGGTTTCTTCAGCAGCCTGTTCGGCAGCGCGCCGACCAAGGAAGAAGTTGAAGCTCGCGCCGACCGTTATCAGGTTCGCCTGAGCAAGGTGGGTGAGAACGTCCAGGTCACCGTCGAGAAAAACATCAATACCGTGGCGCCGGCTGACGTGGCGCGCAAAGTGTTGAGCGTGATTCAGGACAACCTGGGCTGA
- a CDS encoding MBL fold metallo-hydrolase: MRFAVLGSGSQGNGTLIASDDTYVLVDCGFSLRETEKRLLRLGVNPAQLSAILVTHEHADHVHGVGLLSRRYNLPVYLSRGTLRGMRKPIEPAGLLAGGEQLQIGALNIEVIAVAHDAQEPTQYVFSDGERRFGLLTDLGSYCNKVLDGYRDLDALMIESNHCRDMLARGHYPYFLKQRVGGELGHLNNHQAAFLVAELGWQGLQHLVLAHLSSKNNLPQLARQCFVDTLGCDPDWLQLADQDSGLDWRHIA; encoded by the coding sequence ATGCGTTTTGCCGTTCTCGGCAGCGGTAGCCAAGGGAACGGCACGCTGATCGCCAGCGATGACACGTATGTGCTGGTTGATTGTGGTTTCTCCCTGCGGGAAACCGAAAAACGCCTGCTGCGCCTGGGTGTGAACCCGGCGCAGTTGAGCGCGATACTCGTGACCCACGAACATGCCGACCACGTGCATGGCGTGGGTTTGCTGTCTCGGCGCTACAATCTGCCTGTCTACCTGAGTCGCGGCACCCTGCGCGGGATGCGCAAACCGATTGAACCGGCGGGCCTGCTGGCCGGCGGCGAGCAATTGCAAATCGGCGCCCTGAACATCGAAGTCATTGCCGTGGCCCACGATGCACAGGAGCCGACGCAGTACGTCTTCAGCGACGGTGAGCGGCGTTTTGGCCTGCTGACCGACCTGGGCTCGTATTGCAACAAGGTACTGGACGGCTATCGGGACCTCGATGCGTTGATGATCGAGTCCAACCATTGCCGTGACATGCTGGCTCGCGGTCACTATCCATACTTTCTCAAGCAGCGGGTAGGCGGTGAACTGGGGCATTTGAACAACCATCAGGCGGCATTCCTGGTGGCCGAGTTGGGCTGGCAAGGCCTGCAACACCTGGTCCTGGCCCATCTGAGCAGCAAGAACAACCTGCCGCAGCTGGCCCGGCAATGTTTTGTCGACACCCTCGGGTGCGACCCGGACTGGCTGCAACTGGCCGATCAAGATTCAGGGCTCGACTGGCGACACATCGCCTAG
- the purC gene encoding phosphoribosylaminoimidazolesuccinocarboxamide synthase, with translation MEKREELYRGKAKSVYKTDDANRLILLFRNDTSAFDGKRIEQLDRKGMVNNKFNAFIMQKLEAAGVPTQFDKLLGDNECLVKKLDMIPVECVVRNYAAGSLVKRLGVEEGMKLNPYTFELFLKDDAKGDPFINESHVVAFGWGTAEQLVRMKELSLKVNEVLTKLFDDAGLLLVDFKLEFGVFHDGSIVLGDEFSPDGCRLWDKATGKKMDKDRFRQGLGDVIEAYEEVANRLGVPL, from the coding sequence ATGGAAAAACGTGAAGAACTCTACCGCGGCAAAGCCAAGTCGGTTTACAAGACCGACGACGCTAACCGTTTGATCCTGCTGTTTCGCAACGACACCTCGGCGTTCGACGGCAAGCGCATCGAACAGCTCGACCGCAAAGGCATGGTGAACAACAAGTTCAACGCCTTCATCATGCAGAAACTCGAAGCAGCCGGCGTGCCGACTCAATTCGACAAACTGCTGGGCGACAACGAGTGCCTGGTGAAGAAGCTCGACATGATTCCGGTCGAGTGCGTCGTGCGTAACTACGCCGCCGGCAGCCTGGTCAAGCGTCTGGGCGTCGAGGAGGGCATGAAGCTCAATCCTTACACTTTCGAACTGTTCCTGAAGGACGACGCCAAGGGCGACCCGTTCATCAACGAATCCCACGTCGTGGCATTCGGTTGGGGCACCGCCGAGCAACTGGTTCGCATGAAAGAACTGTCGCTCAAGGTCAACGAAGTGCTGACCAAGCTGTTCGACGACGCCGGCCTGCTGCTGGTGGACTTCAAGCTCGAATTCGGCGTGTTCCACGACGGCTCCATCGTCCTGGGCGACGAATTCAGCCCGGACGGCTGCCGCCTGTGGGACAAGGCCACCGGCAAGAAAATGGACAAGGACCGCTTCCGCCAGGGCCTCGGTGACGTCATCGAAGCCTATGAAGAAGTCGCCAATCGCCTCGGCGTACCGCTTTAA
- a CDS encoding short-chain dehydrogenase has product MKGFMALTSNADDLPSLYVNTTQPLHSLLSTAKYRIGAVTQILESLAMRGDITTDSVILSDFALLCCIPLRDGCDLLDVIAHRMDVQPSAHSERKAS; this is encoded by the coding sequence ATGAAAGGATTCATGGCTTTAACCAGCAACGCCGACGACCTTCCCTCTCTGTATGTGAACACCACGCAGCCGCTTCATTCGTTGCTCAGCACGGCCAAATACAGAATCGGGGCCGTCACTCAAATCCTGGAGAGTCTTGCGATGCGCGGTGACATCACCACGGATTCGGTGATCCTCAGTGACTTCGCACTGCTCTGCTGCATTCCACTACGCGATGGTTGCGATTTACTTGATGTGATTGCCCACCGTATGGATGTGCAACCTTCGGCTCACAGCGAGCGCAAGGCATCTTGA
- a CDS encoding DUF2997 domain-containing protein, with translation MSHCTKFEFSYVNEEAIAKAFGKMGLSPTTGLVSIFSSDFSKKVLSKIGYMGTQQFRAICGRTADEFNLFVCQIEDGSYKLLIERENVSANDEAIMADLALGFQRAYVSVAIDETIKRIDASGVPARVKETLRGFEVEFGPSYEYSIHVTFTGDEITEEVHGVKGDICTKLTEELESLLSSPTAELVTEWKPEYTVVHEEQTLQILSANF, from the coding sequence ATGTCGCACTGTACAAAATTTGAATTTTCTTATGTTAATGAGGAAGCCATTGCCAAAGCTTTCGGCAAGATGGGCCTTAGCCCAACGACTGGTCTGGTTTCCATATTTTCCAGCGACTTCAGTAAAAAAGTGTTGAGCAAAATAGGCTATATGGGCACGCAGCAATTTAGAGCTATTTGTGGCCGAACCGCTGATGAATTCAATCTATTTGTTTGCCAAATTGAGGATGGCTCATACAAACTCCTCATCGAACGGGAAAATGTTTCGGCCAACGATGAAGCGATAATGGCTGATTTGGCTTTAGGCTTTCAGAGAGCGTACGTCAGCGTAGCGATCGATGAAACCATCAAACGCATAGACGCGTCAGGTGTTCCGGCAAGAGTCAAAGAAACGCTTCGAGGGTTCGAGGTTGAATTTGGACCTAGCTACGAATACAGCATTCACGTCACTTTTACGGGCGATGAAATTACCGAGGAAGTGCATGGCGTGAAAGGCGACATTTGCACAAAACTTACTGAAGAACTTGAATCTCTGCTTTCTAGTCCTACTGCGGAGCTTGTGACTGAGTGGAAGCCGGAATATACCGTAGTCCATGAAGAGCAAACCCTACAAATTCTCAGTGCGAATTTCTAG
- a CDS encoding 4Fe-4S single cluster domain-containing protein — protein MELSSVNGPGLRLTLWVQGCALNCKGCFNQATHAREASSLMSIYKLAEKINALDIAGVTLSGGEPLDQAPALEQLIHAVNGEKNWILYTGYTPKEIFQNEAMIRVVKAVDLTLAGRYRHNAKHPYQHKQIIKTSDRIDIDFFRTRRVVEFVVSSSGVTKTGLPIHV, from the coding sequence ATGGAGTTGAGCAGCGTTAACGGCCCCGGGTTACGCTTGACATTATGGGTGCAGGGTTGCGCGCTAAATTGTAAGGGGTGCTTCAACCAGGCGACCCACGCTCGAGAAGCGAGTTCGCTGATGTCTATTTATAAATTGGCAGAGAAGATAAATGCACTGGACATCGCTGGGGTGACCCTATCTGGGGGAGAGCCGCTCGACCAGGCGCCAGCCTTGGAGCAATTAATACACGCCGTCAATGGCGAGAAAAACTGGATACTCTATACAGGCTATACGCCAAAGGAGATATTCCAGAATGAAGCCATGATTCGAGTTGTTAAAGCCGTAGACCTGACGCTGGCCGGTCGGTATCGGCATAACGCTAAACATCCCTATCAGCACAAGCAGATTATCAAGACCAGCGACAGAATCGATATTGACTTTTTTCGCACTAGAAGAGTTGTCGAGTTTGTGGTTTCAAGTTCTGGCGTTACCAAAACTGGTCTTCCGATACATGTATAA
- a CDS encoding AAA family ATPase, translated as MNRTKQITDYLKARYAILVIETFEEERALNEISEIAKALSHRLFVWNSTLGVQINGIVAGDKTFDLKMALDFCEEKAKEEGSKNIFVFCDAHNYLTSSSNPVYRRRLRDLAINIRSRGYRSNCIVVAPSFEIANDLQKEITLIDFSLPSRVEVKDQINKFVNSWQGNSSVKIDLSNETKDKIIDAALGLTGLEIDNSLSRSLVSSLSINENTIKDLLSEKRQIIRKTAILEYIDSKVSLEDVGGLATLKKWLHLRSQCFGQLAQEFGVGTPKGLLLTGVPGCGKSLTAKCVSSSWNMPLLRLDMGKIFQGLVGSSESNIRSALRTAEAISPCILWIDEIEKGLSGSSGGASDGGTATRVFGTLLTWMQEKTAPVFVFATANNINSLPPELLRKGRFDEIFFVDFPSTLERKKILEIHLKKLKRDPEKFDLDRLAALGGESNFGKDIVLSGAEIEAWVGDSLIEAFSRRMNGSGDVDDLTMADFETTILRLVPMSKMRKHEFTKLRDWANQNAISASAMVAGQNDTETQIGGRQIDF; from the coding sequence ATGAACCGTACCAAACAGATAACAGATTACCTCAAAGCGCGCTATGCGATTTTGGTCATTGAAACTTTCGAGGAAGAGCGTGCGCTCAATGAAATTTCTGAAATCGCCAAGGCGCTTAGCCACCGTTTGTTCGTTTGGAACTCGACTCTAGGAGTCCAGATAAATGGCATTGTGGCTGGGGATAAAACCTTTGATTTGAAAATGGCCCTTGATTTTTGCGAAGAAAAGGCGAAGGAAGAAGGCAGTAAAAACATTTTTGTTTTTTGTGATGCTCACAATTACCTTACCTCAAGTTCAAATCCTGTCTACCGTCGTCGACTTCGAGATTTAGCCATAAATATCCGCTCGCGTGGATATCGAAGCAATTGCATTGTCGTGGCACCCAGTTTTGAAATTGCCAATGATCTTCAAAAAGAAATCACATTGATTGATTTTTCTTTGCCGTCAAGAGTTGAGGTTAAGGATCAGATAAATAAATTTGTTAATTCCTGGCAGGGCAACAGTAGCGTTAAGATTGATCTTTCCAACGAAACCAAAGACAAAATTATTGATGCCGCTTTGGGTCTCACAGGATTAGAGATTGACAATAGTTTATCTCGCTCATTGGTGTCCAGTCTGAGTATAAATGAAAATACCATAAAGGATCTGCTTTCCGAAAAAAGACAAATTATACGGAAAACAGCTATCTTGGAGTATATAGATTCAAAAGTAAGCCTTGAGGATGTTGGAGGGCTGGCAACTCTTAAGAAGTGGCTCCATTTGCGTAGCCAGTGTTTTGGGCAGCTTGCTCAGGAGTTCGGGGTCGGAACCCCGAAGGGTTTGCTCTTAACTGGAGTTCCTGGTTGCGGTAAGTCTCTAACTGCGAAATGCGTATCTTCGTCATGGAACATGCCCTTATTGCGTTTGGATATGGGAAAAATCTTCCAAGGGTTGGTTGGATCTTCAGAATCCAATATTCGTTCTGCACTACGTACTGCCGAAGCTATTTCGCCCTGCATCCTCTGGATCGATGAAATTGAAAAAGGACTTTCTGGCTCCTCCGGAGGAGCGTCTGATGGTGGCACGGCTACACGCGTATTCGGTACACTGTTAACTTGGATGCAAGAAAAAACGGCACCTGTTTTTGTCTTTGCTACCGCTAACAATATAAACAGCTTACCTCCAGAGTTGTTGAGAAAGGGACGATTCGACGAAATATTCTTCGTTGACTTTCCGTCGACATTAGAAAGAAAGAAGATTCTTGAAATACATCTGAAGAAATTGAAGCGTGACCCAGAAAAATTTGATCTGGATCGATTGGCGGCTTTAGGAGGCGAGTCGAATTTTGGTAAGGACATTGTGCTTTCTGGTGCTGAAATCGAAGCTTGGGTTGGGGACTCGCTGATTGAAGCGTTCTCACGGCGGATGAATGGCTCTGGTGATGTAGACGACCTGACGATGGCTGATTTCGAAACTACTATTTTGCGGTTAGTACCGATGAGCAAAATGCGTAAACACGAGTTCACAAAACTTCGTGATTGGGCGAATCAAAATGCAATTAGCGCTTCGGCTATGGTTGCCGGTCAGAATGATACGGAAACTCAAATAGGCGGCAGGCAAATTGATTTTTAA
- a CDS encoding LysR family transcriptional regulator — MIGNLSLDQLRILVTIADTGSFSATGRHLRRAQSAISQSIATLESVQGVRLFDRSGHRPTLTEVGRVLVVQARAVLASAAQFEAMAASTAAGVEPELALAIDPLVPSAPLIESLRALREAFPHLAVSFSTEGLGGAERRLRNGDAALALCTLIPTVPDDVTALPLLSVDLKPVVASGHPLAMLGRRATSADLKPYVQLILSDPVSPDGPSYGVTSSHQWRFVDLARRLDFLLAGFGWCRMPEHLIADHLASGRLLPLELTAELQRTPDTLTIYAAHMQNRSLGKAGRWLLNDLTRRLCMC; from the coding sequence ATGATCGGAAATCTCAGCCTGGATCAGTTGCGGATCCTTGTAACCATTGCTGATACAGGCAGTTTCTCGGCAACGGGACGTCACCTGCGGCGTGCTCAATCTGCCATTAGCCAGTCGATTGCCACACTTGAATCAGTTCAAGGTGTGAGGCTGTTTGATCGCAGCGGCCATCGTCCAACGCTCACTGAGGTAGGTCGAGTCCTCGTGGTTCAAGCGCGCGCAGTGCTGGCAAGCGCTGCCCAGTTTGAAGCCATGGCAGCAAGTACGGCAGCAGGGGTTGAGCCGGAGTTGGCGCTCGCCATTGACCCTTTAGTCCCTAGCGCACCGCTCATCGAAAGCCTGCGCGCGCTCCGTGAGGCTTTTCCGCATCTGGCCGTGAGTTTCTCTACAGAAGGCTTGGGCGGCGCAGAGCGTCGATTGCGCAACGGCGATGCAGCACTAGCGCTTTGCACATTGATTCCGACAGTGCCCGACGATGTCACTGCACTGCCGCTGCTCAGCGTCGACTTGAAGCCAGTCGTCGCCAGCGGGCATCCCTTGGCCATGTTAGGCCGTCGGGCAACCAGTGCTGACCTCAAGCCTTATGTGCAACTGATACTTTCCGATCCGGTTTCTCCCGACGGCCCCAGCTATGGGGTGACAAGCAGTCACCAGTGGCGGTTTGTAGATTTGGCACGGCGGCTGGATTTCTTGCTCGCCGGGTTCGGTTGGTGCCGAATGCCAGAGCACCTGATTGCGGATCATCTGGCTTCAGGACGCCTCCTACCGCTTGAGTTAACTGCCGAACTTCAGCGCACACCCGACACACTTACGATCTACGCAGCGCACATGCAAAATCGCTCTTTAGGGAAAGCAGGCCGATGGCTTTTGAATGATCTGACCCGTCGTCTGTGTATGTGTTGA
- a CDS encoding FMN-dependent NADH-azoreductase, with protein MSRLLTIETSPRGDASISRQITRRFMAAWEVAHPGGVIKIRDLTDTPLTFVTAPWLQAYFTPQIQHSPEMKAVLQLSDELVAELLETDHVVISTPVYNYNVPAALKAWVDHVVRKGLTLGFDGKGLVTGKKATVLLASGGVYTSDSPIRDRDIATQYLKLILNVLGITDVTFIAAGGAKAVDLGEISMHDFLATFDHHIQKSLV; from the coding sequence ATGTCCAGGCTTCTCACCATTGAAACCAGCCCACGGGGGGATGCGTCAATCTCCCGGCAGATCACTCGCCGATTTATGGCCGCGTGGGAAGTTGCACACCCTGGGGGCGTCATCAAAATACGGGATCTAACGGACACTCCGCTTACCTTCGTGACGGCCCCCTGGTTACAGGCTTACTTCACTCCGCAAATCCAACATTCGCCAGAAATGAAAGCCGTGTTGCAGCTATCCGATGAGCTTGTGGCCGAGTTGCTGGAAACCGATCACGTGGTTATTTCAACGCCGGTCTACAACTATAACGTCCCTGCGGCGCTCAAGGCCTGGGTGGATCACGTGGTACGTAAAGGCTTGACCTTGGGCTTTGATGGTAAAGGGCTGGTGACGGGTAAAAAGGCAACGGTGCTGCTCGCCTCGGGAGGTGTATACACCAGCGACTCCCCGATTAGAGACCGTGACATTGCGACCCAATATTTGAAACTGATCCTGAACGTCCTGGGTATCACAGATGTCACCTTTATTGCGGCCGGCGGCGCTAAAGCTGTAGATCTCGGAGAAATCAGCATGCACGACTTTCTAGCTACATTTGATCATCACATTCAAAAGTCGCTGGTTTAG
- a CDS encoding glycosyltransferase family 2 protein gives MTHQHGTQLAGHVALSLVVPVFNEAATIDLFIARITDVFRDEALVGLEMVFVNDGSTDATLDLLLERQKADPRVRIVDLSRNFGKEAALTAGLQTATGQVVVPIDVDLQDPPEVILQMIARWREGYEVVLGHRVSRRSDSWAKQTSANWFYRLHNKISDQPLPKDVGDFRLMDRCVVDALQSLPESRRFMKGLFAWVGFRTTHVDYERPERVAGESKFNGWRLWNFALEGITSFSTDPLKVWTYLGLFVSLVSFAFAIFIVVRTLFTGIDVPGYASLMVAVTFLGGLQLIGIGVLGEYLGRTYIESKRRPVYLVRRVYDPKG, from the coding sequence TTGACTCATCAGCACGGAACGCAACTGGCCGGGCATGTGGCGCTTTCGCTCGTGGTCCCGGTGTTCAATGAAGCGGCGACCATTGATTTGTTCATCGCGCGGATTACTGACGTTTTCAGGGACGAGGCCTTGGTGGGGCTGGAGATGGTGTTCGTCAATGACGGCAGCACCGACGCCACGCTGGACCTGCTTCTGGAGCGCCAAAAGGCCGATCCGCGGGTGCGTATCGTCGATCTGAGCCGCAATTTCGGCAAGGAAGCGGCGTTGACCGCTGGCTTGCAGACGGCCACCGGCCAGGTGGTGGTGCCGATCGATGTCGATTTGCAGGACCCGCCGGAAGTCATTCTTCAGATGATCGCGCGCTGGCGTGAGGGCTATGAGGTGGTGCTGGGTCACCGTGTGAGTCGGCGCAGCGATTCCTGGGCCAAGCAAACGTCGGCCAACTGGTTTTATCGCCTGCACAACAAAATCTCTGATCAACCGTTGCCCAAGGATGTCGGGGATTTCCGCCTGATGGATCGCTGCGTGGTGGATGCCTTGCAGTCCTTGCCCGAGTCCCGGCGTTTCATGAAAGGCCTGTTCGCCTGGGTCGGGTTTCGCACCACCCATGTCGATTACGAACGTCCGGAGCGGGTAGCGGGGGAGAGCAAGTTCAATGGCTGGCGCTTGTGGAATTTCGCGCTGGAAGGCATCACCAGTTTCAGCACCGACCCACTGAAGGTCTGGACTTATCTGGGGCTGTTCGTTTCTCTGGTTTCTTTTGCATTCGCCATTTTCATCGTGGTGCGCACGCTGTTCACCGGAATTGATGTGCCGGGCTACGCCTCGCTGATGGTCGCCGTGACGTTTCTCGGTGGTTTGCAGCTGATCGGCATCGGTGTACTGGGTGAATACCTGGGCCGAACCTATATCGAATCGAAACGCCGACCGGTTTATCTGGTGCGTCGTGTCTATGACCCCAAGGGCTGA
- a CDS encoding bifunctional 2-polyprenyl-6-hydroxyphenol methylase/3-demethylubiquinol 3-O-methyltransferase UbiG — MDLKETDILGSSIDQHWYYASKAAATRRLLGDTPISKMLDVGAGSGFFTHHLLKHSAATEAWCVDISYEADSDATTAGKPVHYRRDIEAVDADLVLLMDVLEHVDDDVGLLKMYVDKVPSGSRFLMTVPAFQFLWSGHDDFLEHKRRYTLAQFEAVARDAGLTVKQGVYYFGAIFPIAASLRLLPKGAQPSPPRSQLKQHHPLVNSVLKALCTVELPFMGVNRWAGLTVFVLAQKP; from the coding sequence ATGGATCTCAAGGAAACCGACATCCTCGGTTCAAGCATTGACCAGCATTGGTATTACGCCTCAAAAGCGGCGGCTACCCGGCGTTTGCTCGGCGATACGCCGATCAGCAAAATGCTCGACGTCGGGGCGGGCTCGGGTTTTTTTACCCATCATTTGCTGAAACATTCTGCCGCCACCGAAGCCTGGTGCGTGGACATCAGTTACGAGGCCGACTCCGACGCCACGACCGCGGGCAAACCGGTGCATTACCGTCGCGACATCGAGGCGGTAGACGCTGATCTGGTGCTGCTGATGGACGTGCTGGAGCATGTCGATGACGACGTCGGATTACTCAAGATGTACGTCGACAAAGTCCCCTCCGGCAGCCGTTTTCTGATGACGGTGCCGGCGTTTCAGTTTCTCTGGAGCGGGCACGATGACTTTCTCGAACACAAACGCCGCTACACCCTGGCGCAATTCGAAGCCGTGGCTCGGGATGCCGGTTTGACGGTGAAGCAGGGCGTCTATTACTTCGGTGCGATTTTCCCGATTGCCGCGAGCTTGCGGCTGTTGCCCAAAGGCGCACAACCGTCGCCGCCGCGTTCGCAGCTCAAGCAGCATCACCCGTTGGTCAACTCGGTGTTGAAGGCCCTGTGCACGGTCGAGCTGCCGTTCATGGGCGTGAACCGGTGGGCGGGGTTGACCGTATTCGTATTGGCGCAGAAGCCGTGA
- a CDS encoding GtrA family protein, giving the protein MTSAEKSALIKRGLRFAVTGVFVTGLHALVAILFFNFVSPQPPLANGVAFAVATVVSYLINTTWSFSAQLHGRTLLRFMTVSGVGFLLAMLVAWVAQMAGLNYLLGIGAVAVTIPVFTFVMHNFWTYR; this is encoded by the coding sequence GTGACCTCAGCCGAAAAGTCAGCGCTGATCAAGCGTGGCCTGCGTTTTGCCGTGACGGGGGTGTTCGTCACGGGCCTGCATGCATTGGTGGCGATACTGTTTTTCAACTTCGTATCGCCTCAACCTCCCCTGGCCAACGGCGTGGCGTTTGCCGTGGCGACGGTGGTGTCTTATCTGATCAACACCACCTGGAGTTTCTCTGCCCAACTGCATGGCCGCACGCTGCTGCGTTTCATGACGGTCTCGGGTGTGGGCTTCTTGCTGGCAATGTTGGTGGCCTGGGTCGCACAGATGGCCGGGCTCAACTATTTGCTGGGGATCGGCGCGGTGGCGGTGACCATCCCGGTCTTCACCTTTGTGATGCATAACTTCTGGACGTATCGATGA